The following nucleotide sequence is from Dehalogenimonas formicexedens.
TGTTGTAACCAGCCTGTTGATTTCAAGGGCAGGATGCTGATTTGAAAATCAAGCTCGGTAACGGATTGATTCCAATCAACCTGCTCGTTCTCGGATTGGTTGCTGTTAGCTTGTTTGTCGCCGCTTCTCCGATCCAGATGGTTCTGGGGCTGCTGTTCATTCTGCTTTTCCCCGGCTATGTCACCACTGCAGCGTTATTCCCCCGAGACACCGGCATACCTCTTGAGCGTCTCATACTTAGCCTGGGTATCAGTTTCATGGTTGCGGCGTTAATTGGTATGGGGTTGAACTACACGGACTGGGGAATTACTCTTAAATCTGTGTTATTTGGCGTTGGCGCCTACGTCATTATCGTTTCTGTTGTCGCTTGGCTTAGGCTCCTCCAATTGCCCCCAGCGGAACGTTTATCCCTTAGCATAGACTTGTCTAGCGATTTTTGGAATGGTAACATCTTCAGCCGCCTAGTTTCCGCTCTGGTGATAATCTCTATCATCGCCGCAGTGTCAACGCTCTTTTATACTGTCGCCAATCCTAAAATAGGTGAGAGATTTACTGAGTTGTACATCCTTGGCGTGGAAGGCAAAGCGATGAATTATCCGAGTGAAATCGTTCTTGTCGATGGTCGAGTTAGTGAAGTTCAATACGACGGTATTACTGAGAGTAAGAATGAACCGTTCGCTAGACTCAAGATTGGCATCATCAATCATCAAAGCGCCAACACTGAATATCAACTACAGTTAGTACTTGATGAGGCGCCTATCAGGTTCGATGTGGAGGGGCAAACGGTCGACGGGTACTTAACCATCAACTTAGGTGACGGTGAAAAATGGGAAAAGGACATATCGTTTTCACCTACGACTACAGGAGCTAATCTGAAACTTAATATCATTTTGGCCGTGGCCGGGAGGCCTTTGTTTGAAGACCCACCGCATATATTTCTTAACATCAAGTGATACTGCATAACAGCCCAGATTCCCTGAATGTACCGAACACGCGTCTTTTACTATAAAATTCTCGCCCCAGGCGCAATGACGCCGGAAACAAGTGCACCTGGTCCAATAATGGCACCACTTCCAATAAAAGTCCCTAGATTGATGCTTGCGTTAATGCCAGTAGATACATTGTCGCCGATAATGGCACCCATCTTTCTCCGCCCGGTGTCCTTGCCGTTGACCCTGGCGTTTGACCGGTCAAACCGTAAATTAGCCACCTGTGTACCGGCGCCTAAATTGCAATTCTCCCCAATAATACTGTCACCCACGTAGGTCAGGTGGGGGATTTTGGTGTTAGCCATTATGATTGAGTTTTTGATTTCGACACTGGCTCCGATGTGGCAGTTGTTGCCAATGGCCGTCCCGGGGCGGAGATAGCAGTTTGGCCCAATATCACAGTTCTGGCCGATGATTACCGGCCCAACGATATATGACCCTGCCCGAACGATACTACCCGACCCGATTTCCACCGCACCTTTGAGCACCGCGCCGTCTTCGACTTTTCCCTCGATTCTCGATTCGATACCGGACAGGAACTCTTCATTAGCGGATAGTAAGTCCCAGGGATAACCTAGATCGCGCCAGGTATTCAACATTCGAAAACCTACCGGCACCCCCGCGTCGATCATCAATTGGATGGTGTCGGTGATCTCGAACTCACCCCGGGGCGAGCGTGGCGTCTTCGCTAAGGCGGCAACAACATCCTGGGTAAAATAATAAACTCCGGCATTAGCCAGATGAGTCGGTGGGTTCAAAGTCTTTTCATGGATGAGAATTACGCACTCACCTTCTAGTTCGAC
It contains:
- the glmU gene encoding bifunctional sugar-1-phosphate nucleotidylyltransferase/acetyltransferase yields the protein MSCVILAAGEGSRMRPLTAARPKVMQPVAGKPMVEHLLIECRKAGLTDFVLIVGYHDEKVRGYFGDGSAWGARIRYVLQRQPAGTADALRQALPLLNTSFIMLNGDIMLRAADIAPLSRMKVTTLSLVELADVTGMGVVELEGECVILIHEKTLNPPTHLANAGVYYFTQDVVAALAKTPRSPRGEFEITDTIQLMIDAGVPVGFRMLNTWRDLGYPWDLLSANEEFLSGIESRIEGKVEDGAVLKGAVEIGSGSIVRAGSYIVGPVIIGQNCDIGPNCYLRPGTAIGNNCHIGASVEIKNSIIMANTKIPHLTYVGDSIIGENCNLGAGTQVANLRFDRSNARVNGKDTGRRKMGAIIGDNVSTGINASINLGTFIGSGAIIGPGALVSGVIAPGARIL
- a CDS encoding DUF1616 domain-containing protein, with the translated sequence MKIKLGNGLIPINLLVLGLVAVSLFVAASPIQMVLGLLFILLFPGYVTTAALFPRDTGIPLERLILSLGISFMVAALIGMGLNYTDWGITLKSVLFGVGAYVIIVSVVAWLRLLQLPPAERLSLSIDLSSDFWNGNIFSRLVSALVIISIIAAVSTLFYTVANPKIGERFTELYILGVEGKAMNYPSEIVLVDGRVSEVQYDGITESKNEPFARLKIGIINHQSANTEYQLQLVLDEAPIRFDVEGQTVDGYLTINLGDGEKWEKDISFSPTTTGANLKLNIILAVAGRPLFEDPPHIFLNIK